AACTGGAGACTTAACAGTTaacaccaaaaacaaaacaaaagattcTACTCACGAGAACCATCCTATTCCGCAACCGAAGCATGGGAGAGGCTTGTCATACGCTCCATTTTCAACATCATCCACGTCTTTAACAAGCGTATATCTTCCTTTCCCACAAACCATAGCATCTACCACACAAGCCCAATGTATTAGCTCACAAAGAATCAACACTTGAACAGACTTAAAAGGGTTTTACATTTTGGAAAGAGTTTCTTAATGCAATGAGAAAGAGCTAGTTGTGAATGGTGATGATACCTTTAATAGCAGAGTAGTATCTAGCAGCTGGTCTGATAACACTGGCATGCTTATCTCCCATGGATTTCACCAGCTCTGCACTTCCATCTGCACGCTCTTTAACatctacaaaatataaaaaccaataGAATAGATTAAATCCAAACTGATGAAAAACTCATCAAACTTCAAGGTACTCCCCACTTGAAAGCATGAGTCAACGATCTTACAAAGAGCTTAACCAACAAAAACCAGTATCAATACTCGGTTAACCAATTTCTATTGGTTTAATCTTTTCAAATATTTGAGACTGAGTCATAACTACCCTAAAGAAATCTTAACTCATTGTTTGGTTCTAAAAGCTTTTGATAGAGTCAACGCTGTCCATGTTCGTGTTCTCAGAAATCATATATATGCAATCAATTACAGCAAGTAAACTACTTTGTTCTCAAGATTTGGATGACTAATCTGATCATaaaggggaagaagaagatgattacTTTCTGCCATATGTTCTTCAGTAAAAAGAGCTTCTCGGTGAACGTCAAGCTCTTGCTTCAAATTAGccttcaacaaaaaaaacagtaacAATATGAATTTACACCCCTGAAGATAGATTTCAATCGAACTAAGGCTCGAAACACACACAGATCGATcgatcaatcaatcaaacacCAAGAGTGCGGATTAGATTATTCTCTCTAATTGAAAAGATGTAGTACTAGAAATCTATGAATGACTCAATTCGAGAGGAGATTGATTGCAAAGGGAAGATGGGGGAGATGATCGAGATTCGAGCAACCTTAAGCGAAAGGAGAGAGTcgtcttccttcttcttcttcggctgCTTCAACTTCAACTTCAACTTCAACTTCGTAAACGTTAAATGCGGAGAGAgtagaagaagcagaagaagccAAGTCTGAGGTCAGACTCAAAGGAGagactttttaattttctttttccccAACCCCAAAGTTAGTTAATGGGAAATTGGGGCCTATAGACATGAAAAAAACTATAATACACACAATACCTATTTTCTCATATTATGTATACATATTAATACTGTAATACCCTTTAAACTCAACCAGCCAATCTGCtaccaaaattaattaaaaattaaactattaactGGATAAAAGGTATCTCGTGTCTTACCTCTATTCATAATTCCCTTTTCACTTTTGTTGATAACTTTTTCGAGGTCGAGTGGTTTCCGGACACCGATTTCTTCCAAATCCTCCCCTCTACCTTCAATCGACAGCTTTTCCATCTTCTTCGTGCTTCCTTTTAATCGTGTTTGGCGTTTGGGTTCCGCGTTAGAGTTTCAGTGGCGGTTAGTAACACACCCTTCCTATCCAACTTCACCAACTCGATTCTTCTCAGATCTCTGAAAGTTTTGTAAATTCTCCCTCGTTTCCGTCGATTCTCTTAGTCTTTGCTTTCTCtgtgtttattttcttttatttgggCTAGTCTCATAGTATACTTATCTAATTTAAAACCTCCATTCCATTTGGGATGTAATAGTATACTTATCTAATTCATCTATTCCATTTAGAATAGTATCATCGTTCCTGTTGCATACCATCGGTACCGTTATAGAATTAATCCCTCTCATCGGCCTTTTCCAATTTgatttagagtttgggtttttCCGGGTTGTGTGAGGGTTCCTTTAATTTGAATTATCTTTGTATCAGTGCTGCAAAATAAGTAGTGTAGTTATTTAAGGAAAGATGTGTAGAATATCACAACTTACAAATGCTCACTAAGTAGACATAGTATGATATTTATAAACTCGAGTCCATTTGAAATGAAATAGTATTCGTATCGAATTGAACTATTTCACTTAAGATAGTATCACTTACTATTCTGCTTTGCTTGTCTGGTCTTTCCTTGTTTGTAACGTATTTATTGTATTGTCATTTTGATTTATGCTTTGTGTGTTTGCTCGTTTTGTTTAGTCTGTCAGCCTTTTGAATTACACAGAATATCATTGTGTTTCTGGCATTACACTTGTTTTTCTCTGTCACTGATAAATATACAATCTTCTCTATGGTGAATGTCAGATCTGATAGGTAAATTGGCTTCTACAATTTATAGTCGGTTGTGTTTCCCTCTGatgctcttcttctttcttatgCTTGAATTGGGATTTTGTATCAGCTATGGATAGTACATAGTGTAAAAATAGTGATTATTTTGTAGAATAGTATCTGCACGAGCTGATTCCACGTATGTATATAGCACACTTATTATGTTTATACATATATAGCACACTTATTGTGGAATAATGATGATTTTGTGGAATAGTATCTGTCACATGGAATATAAGAAAGTTGTAGTTTCACATTATTCTATCTTATATAGAATCATAGTTTTATATCTTATGCATTTCCATTTGTTAACTATACTTATTATGTTTTGAGTGCTACTTCGTTTCTATATTCAATATTATAATTCCCACCGTCTTGACTTTTTGCCTCTCTTACTTCATTCTACAGGTTTAGTATGGACGAGTTAGGCCTTCCAAGTAGATTGTTAGAGACATGCTTTGAACCCACTGgcaagaaaataattaacaacTAATTCAATCTTCGTTGGACTGAAGTGATAAAGAATGCATTAGAGGATGAGGACCTGGCGATGTTGAATGCGTCACAGTTTGGACAAGTCTTGCAGATGGGGTCCTATACCTTCTATGTTATGcttcttcattattttcttgCTCGACAGTTGGTTCTTGAGAAGGACTTCGAACTCTGGTGGCTCTTCGTGGGGAAACCAATTTGTTATGCTATACAAGCTTTGCTTCTGTAACGGGCCTCAATTGTGAAGAAATACGGGACGCTCACCGTGAGGCGAAGGGTTCATATCTGATGTGTAGGCGTTGCTATTTATATACCATACTATTTATATACTATACTATGTATTATACTATGTCTTAACCCATTTCATATTCCATGTCTCTTGAGAAATGTAAATAGATGACTCATGTATTATGGCAGGTGGATTTAATttgttgtagatttgggttgcCTATGTATTGAGTTTTATATTTCCCtaatttgggtttagtgtttagtgagaAGTGTTCTATTACCATCCCCATTAGCTTCGTATTTCATGTTACCCATAAGGCATGTAAATACATACCTCCAGTATTATAAGAGGTGGATTTAATTTCCCGAAGGTTTGGTTTGCCTATGTTTTGGGGTTTATATTTACCTAACTTGAGTTTAGTGTTTACTGTCAAGTGTTCTATTACTATTTCCATTAGCTTTGTATTTTATGTGGCTAATGAGGAATGTAAATACATGTCTCTAGTATTATAGCAGGTGGATTTAGTTTCCTGAAAATTTGGGTTACGGATTGGGATTTATATTTTCCTAACTTGGGTTTAATGTTTAATGTCAAGTGTTCTATTACCAGTCATATTAGCTTTGTATTTCATGTTGCTCATGAGGAATGTAAATACATGTCTCCAGTATTATGGCAGGTAGATTTAATTTCATAAAGATTTGGGTTGCCTATGTATTGGGGTTTATATTTCCCtaacttgggtttagtgtttactaTCAAGTGTTCTTTTACCATTCCCATTAGCTTTGTATTTCATGTGTCTCATGAGGAATGTAAATATATGTCTCCAGTATTATGGCAGGTGGATTTAATTGTCTGGAGATTTGGGTTGCCTATGGATtggatttatattttcttaacttgggtttagtgtttactgTTAAGTGTTCTATTACCATTCCTATTAGCTTTGTATTTCATGTTGCTCAATCTTGGCTCTAGTATGCACatagtatcattttaaatagtaCATTGTATATAGTATAGAAGTCTTCGCTATTCATCTGCAGTTAGAAGTAAGTGGAAatccatttatattttaaaatgtattccATTACAGATTCAGAATAGTATTATTCTATCACAAAAGAGTAAATTTCCTATGAAACCCGGTTTATTAGAATATTCGAACACGAAATTACCTCTTCCTTTCTTCAAAGCGGTGAATCTTTAAATTCCTTCACTTTGTTGCTTCTGAGTACTTTGTTGCTTCTGAGTTTCTTCACATAGATTTACAGTGATTATTATATGGAATACACCATTTATGGTTAATTTTCTTTGAATACACCATTTAAGATTACCGGTACTAATTTCCACCACTCGTTTACCTCTCCacagtaaaaatattttcagtaaATCTACCTTTTGTATGTGGCTTTCTCCTACTCTTAAATACGGAAGAGCTGTAACCCACAATTGCAAATTTATTTCACTAAATACATAATTGCCTCTCCCCAACCGCACACTTCACCGGCTTTGTTCGTGATTATATTAGTAAA
The window above is part of the Brassica napus cultivar Da-Ae chromosome C8, Da-Ae, whole genome shotgun sequence genome. Proteins encoded here:
- the LOC106429466 gene encoding uncharacterized protein LOC106429466; translated protein: MAENVKERADGSAELVKSMGDKHASVIRPAARYYSAIKDAMVCGKGRYTLVKDVDDVENGAYDKPLPCFGCGIGWFSFLLGFVFPLLWYYATFLYFGNYYRKDPRERAGLAASAITAMGFSLLLLVIAVFRWF